The sequence TGTTTCACCCTCTGTTAATTTGTTTTCAGCCAGTCCGCCTAAAACCACAACATCACCACTTTTAAGCGTAACATCAGTAACAATATCGCGTTTAATTAGTGTTGGCGATTGATTTACGCCCGTATCCGTCTTCACAAAATTAGAAAGTTGTTGATTGATTTTTAAGTCTATCGCATTACTTTTAATCGTTGGTTGTATATCAAAGATCACACCAGAAGAACGATATTCAATAGATTGAATAGGTCTGCCGTCCTGATAGGTAACGTTTGATAAAACAGGCACATCAGAACCTACTGAAAAATTCCCCTTTGAACCTGATTTCACACGCAACGTTGGGCTACTAACGACTTGAAAGCGTTCATCAGTGCGAAATAACTCAATCATTGCATCCAAATTCCCTGCATTAACTGTAATAAAATTTTCATAGTTTTGTTTATAACCAATGTCGATACCCAGTTTTCCCGATAGCAATTTTGCCAATAAATTAATTCCGCTTCCTTCTTTGGCAATGTCCTGTACTTCAAAAACATAACCCGTTACAACGACTTCACGGCTTGGCGTATCAACCGATTTTAAAACCGATTTAATTCTTGCAATATCTTCCGCTGTTCCATAATAAACGAGCTTATCACCACTTGCCGAGACTTGCCCCTCTCCTTGTAAAAACTGCGCAAGATATTCTGTATCACGATGAACAGGATTATAAACAAAACTGTGTTTGATAATTTTGAGCGGTTTTGGCTCAATATGCGCAAGATAAACTACGCCATTTTTCTCATAAACTTTGATGTTCATGTTATCAAAATAGCGCGTAATAAACTGGTTAAAATCTTGGTTTTCCGTAGTATGGAAGCTAATTAACCGTGTATCTGCCGCCAATTTTGGATCAAGCATATAAGGCTTTTCCAATACTTCATCATAAATCATACCAACAGCTTTAGGTAATGGCACTGCTTCAAGCTTGAAATCAACATTTTTTGCCTGCGCCACGCCATGCAGAAAACATAAAACAAAACATAAAATGTTACGTTGTAATTTCATTGTTTTACTCCAGAATAATAATTAACCCGTTGATTATCAATAAGTCCTTCCAGCATTCGACCCGTGAAATTAAAATTAGAACGCGGCTCCAGCCGTAAATTGCCTTGGTTATCAGCCAAAATCACAAAGGCTTTTCCTGATTTTTGTAACTCCCCTGTTATTCGCCATTGCGTTGATAACGGCGACGTCATTTGAAGTTGTGGCTGATTATTTAAGGGGATCGCTTCGACTTCCTTGTTTTCACTTAATGTCTGCTCTACTTTGGGTGCATTCTGTTCAGGTGGGGTAAAAAATCGAATGAGCTTATATAACGAAAAGCCGACAATTAGTAAGGCAAACACAGCAAAATATTTAATACTAGATTTATTCAGTGCATTTTGCCGTTTATCTGTGACTAATTCCCGTCCATTATCGGTTTCATAGCTTTTATAAAGTGGGAAAATAGCCTTGTCATACTTTTCCTGATAACTTGCCGTCTTTGCGGTTTTCCAACATTTATTACCTGAAAATACATCAACTCTATAGCGGTTTTTTAATCCAGCGGCAACCAATTTTGTCATTTTAAATGTCGTTTCAATTCGCTCTACAAGCTCTTTTTGTAAATTGGTTAAATCTTGATTCAAAATGACAAAATCACAAGAAATGCCGTTACTATCCGTAAAATGTCGGTGTTCTGATAAAAATGAAAAGTGGTTATCATTGATTTTTTCTTTCTTTGGGAAA comes from Haemophilus haemolyticus and encodes:
- a CDS encoding zonular occludens toxin family protein, which produces MAISAYVGLPGHGKSYEVVKSVIIPAIASGRRVVSNIYGLNKQLIEEYCLSKDKKLSPDNLGELVVVDNDLCLGVDFYPYKNAIDNNIETFCKAGDLIIIDEVWRFFPKKEKINDNHFSFLSEHRHFTDSNGISCDFVILNQDLTNLQKELVERIETTFKMTKLVAAGLKNRYRVDVFSGNKCWKTAKTASYQEKYDKAIFPLYKSYETDNGRELVTDKRQNALNKSSIKYFAVFALLIVGFSLYKLIRFFTPPEQNAPKVEQTLSENKEVEAIPLNNQPQLQMTSPLSTQWRITGELQKSGKAFVILADNQGNLRLEPRSNFNFTGRMLEGLIDNQRVNYYSGVKQ